In a genomic window of Cynocephalus volans isolate mCynVol1 chromosome 1, mCynVol1.pri, whole genome shotgun sequence:
- the CEBPB gene encoding CCAAT/enhancer-binding protein beta — protein sequence MQRLVAWDPACLPLPPPPPAFKSMEVANFYYEADCLAAAYGGKAAPAARAGPRPPAGELGSIGDHERAIDFSPYLEPLGAPQAPAPATATDTFEAAPPAPAPAPASSGQHHDFLSDLFSDDYGGKNCKKAAEYGYVSLGRLGAAKGALHPGCFAPLHPPPPPPPPPAELKAEPGFEPADCKRKEEAGASGGGAAAGMAAGFPYALRAYLGYQAVPSGSSGSLSTSSSSSPPGTPSPADAKAPAAACYAGAAPAPSQVKSKAKKTVDKHSDEYKIRRERNNIAVRKSRDKAKMRNLETQHKVLELTAENERLQKKVEQLSRELSTLRNLFKQLPEPLLASSGHC from the coding sequence ATGCAACGCCTGGTGGCCTGGGACCCAGCATGTCTCcccctgccgccgccgccgcctgcctTTAAATCCATGGAAGTGGCCAACTTCTACTACGAGGCGGACTGCTTGGCTGCTGCGTACGGCGGCAAGGCGGCCCCCGCGGCCAGAGCCGGGCCGCGCCCCCCCGCCGGCGAGCTGGGTAGCATCGGCGACCACGAGCGCGCCATCGACTTCAGCCCGTACCTGGAGCCGCTGGGCGCGCCGCAGGCCCCGGCGCCGGCCACGGCTACGGACACCTTCGAGGCGGCTCCGCCCGCGCCCGCCCCCGCGCCCGCCTCCTCCGGGCAGCACCACGACTTCCTCTCCGACCTCTTCTCCGACGACTACGGGGGCAAGAACTGCAAGAAGGCGGCCGAGTACGGCTACGTGAGCCTGGGGcgcctgggggccgccaagggcGCGCTGCACCCCGGCTGCTTCGCGCCCCTGCacccgccgcccccgccgccgccgccgcccgccgagCTCAAGGCGGAGCCGGGCTTCGAGCCCGCGGACTGCAAGCGGAAGGAGGAGGCCGGAGCTTCGGGCGGCGGTGCCGCCGCAGGCATGGCGGCGGGCTTCCCGTACGCGCTGCGCGCCTACCTCGGCTACCAGGCGGTGCCGAGCGGCAGCAGCGGGAGCCTCTCCACGTCCTCGTCGTCCAGCCCGCCCGGCACGCCGAGCCCCGCCGACGCCAAGGCGCCCGCGGCCGCCTGCTACGCGGGGGCCGCGCCGGCGCCCTCGCAGGTCAAGAGCAAGGCCAAGAAGACGGTGGACAAGCACAGCGACGAGTACAAGATCCGGCGCGAGCGCAACAACATCGCCGTGCGCAAGAGCCGCGACAAGGCCAAGATGCGCAACCTGGAAACGCAGCACAAGGTCCTGGAGCTCACGGCCGAGAACGAGCGGCTCCAGAAGAAGGTGGAGCAGCTGTCGCGCGAGCTCAGCACCCTGCGGAACTTGTTCAAGCAGCTGCCCGAGCCCCTGCTCGCCTCCTCCGGCCACTGCTAG